The following are from one region of the Gossypium hirsutum isolate 1008001.06 chromosome D03, Gossypium_hirsutum_v2.1, whole genome shotgun sequence genome:
- the LOC107950698 gene encoding uncharacterized protein isoform X4, translating to MGEDAIEEAEVVENYKDFAFLDYARVGRALALYEVGDKEEAFAEMEDVSISLKGYPGETFCLWQGFLFNSHFKTFSTLCWDKVRCWDKQKVSLSAFLFFSLSLFNTIKLGLTTLLN from the exons ATGGGAGAGGATGCTATTGAAGAAGCAGAG GTGGttgaaaattataaagattttGCATTCTTAGACTATGCAAGAGTTGGTAGGGCATTGGCCTTATACGAGGTTGGAGACAAAGAAGAAGCTTTTGCAGAGATGGAAGATGTTTCAATATCTTTAAAGGGATATCCAG GTGAAACTTTCTGTCTCTGGCAGGGATTTTTGTTTAACTCTCATTTCAAGACGTTCTCGACATTATGCTGGGACAAGGTTAGATGCTGGGACAAACAAAAG GTTAGCTTGAgtgcctttctttttttttctctgagCTTGTTCAATACAATCAAACTCGGGTTGACAACATTGCTGAATTAG
- the LOC107950698 gene encoding uncharacterized protein isoform X3 yields the protein MIFKSSIRLYIFQGPSELMPPVVENYKDFAFLDYARVGRALALYEVGDKEEAFAEMEDVSISLKGYPGETFCLWQGFLFNSHFKTFSTLCWDKVSLSAFLFFSLSLFNTIKLGLTTLLN from the exons ATGATTTTCAAAAG CTCAATTCGTTTGTATATTTTCCAAGGGCCTTCGGAGTTGATGCCACCG GTGGttgaaaattataaagattttGCATTCTTAGACTATGCAAGAGTTGGTAGGGCATTGGCCTTATACGAGGTTGGAGACAAAGAAGAAGCTTTTGCAGAGATGGAAGATGTTTCAATATCTTTAAAGGGATATCCAG GTGAAACTTTCTGTCTCTGGCAGGGATTTTTGTTTAACTCTCATTTCAAGACGTTCTCGACATTATGCTGGGACAAG GTTAGCTTGAgtgcctttctttttttttctctgagCTTGTTCAATACAATCAAACTCGGGTTGACAACATTGCTGAATTAG
- the LOC107950698 gene encoding uncharacterized protein isoform X1, whose protein sequence is MIFKSSIRLYIFQGPSELMPPVVENYKDFAFLDYARVGRALALYEVGDKEEAFAEMEDVSISLKGYPGETFCLWQGFLFNSHFKTFSTLCWDKVRCWDKQKVSLSAFLFFSLSLFNTIKLGLTTLLN, encoded by the exons ATGATTTTCAAAAG CTCAATTCGTTTGTATATTTTCCAAGGGCCTTCGGAGTTGATGCCACCG GTGGttgaaaattataaagattttGCATTCTTAGACTATGCAAGAGTTGGTAGGGCATTGGCCTTATACGAGGTTGGAGACAAAGAAGAAGCTTTTGCAGAGATGGAAGATGTTTCAATATCTTTAAAGGGATATCCAG GTGAAACTTTCTGTCTCTGGCAGGGATTTTTGTTTAACTCTCATTTCAAGACGTTCTCGACATTATGCTGGGACAAGGTTAGATGCTGGGACAAACAAAAG GTTAGCTTGAgtgcctttctttttttttctctgagCTTGTTCAATACAATCAAACTCGGGTTGACAACATTGCTGAATTAG
- the LOC107950698 gene encoding uncharacterized protein isoform X7, whose product MIFKSSIRLYIFQGPSELMPPVVENYKDFAFLDYARVGRALALYEVGDKEEAFAEMEDVSISLKGYPGETFCLWQGFLFNSHFKTFSTLCWDKVRCWDKQKAGGCKILKV is encoded by the exons ATGATTTTCAAAAG CTCAATTCGTTTGTATATTTTCCAAGGGCCTTCGGAGTTGATGCCACCG GTGGttgaaaattataaagattttGCATTCTTAGACTATGCAAGAGTTGGTAGGGCATTGGCCTTATACGAGGTTGGAGACAAAGAAGAAGCTTTTGCAGAGATGGAAGATGTTTCAATATCTTTAAAGGGATATCCAG GTGAAACTTTCTGTCTCTGGCAGGGATTTTTGTTTAACTCTCATTTCAAGACGTTCTCGACATTATGCTGGGACAAGGTTAGATGCTGGGACAAACAAAAG GCTGGAGGATGCAAG ATATTGAAGGTGTAG
- the LOC107950698 gene encoding uncharacterized protein isoform X2, producing the protein MPVSIRLYIFQGPSELMPPVVENYKDFAFLDYARVGRALALYEVGDKEEAFAEMEDVSISLKGYPGETFCLWQGFLFNSHFKTFSTLCWDKVRCWDKQKVSLSAFLFFSLSLFNTIKLGLTTLLN; encoded by the exons ATGCCAGT CTCAATTCGTTTGTATATTTTCCAAGGGCCTTCGGAGTTGATGCCACCG GTGGttgaaaattataaagattttGCATTCTTAGACTATGCAAGAGTTGGTAGGGCATTGGCCTTATACGAGGTTGGAGACAAAGAAGAAGCTTTTGCAGAGATGGAAGATGTTTCAATATCTTTAAAGGGATATCCAG GTGAAACTTTCTGTCTCTGGCAGGGATTTTTGTTTAACTCTCATTTCAAGACGTTCTCGACATTATGCTGGGACAAGGTTAGATGCTGGGACAAACAAAAG GTTAGCTTGAgtgcctttctttttttttctctgagCTTGTTCAATACAATCAAACTCGGGTTGACAACATTGCTGAATTAG
- the LOC107950698 gene encoding uncharacterized protein isoform X8 codes for MIFKSSIRLYIFQGPSELMPPVVENYKDFAFLDYARVGRALALYEVGDKEEAFAEMEDVSISLKGYPGETFCLWQGFLFNSHFKTFSTLCWDKAGGCKVCCWGSSS; via the exons ATGATTTTCAAAAG CTCAATTCGTTTGTATATTTTCCAAGGGCCTTCGGAGTTGATGCCACCG GTGGttgaaaattataaagattttGCATTCTTAGACTATGCAAGAGTTGGTAGGGCATTGGCCTTATACGAGGTTGGAGACAAAGAAGAAGCTTTTGCAGAGATGGAAGATGTTTCAATATCTTTAAAGGGATATCCAG GTGAAACTTTCTGTCTCTGGCAGGGATTTTTGTTTAACTCTCATTTCAAGACGTTCTCGACATTATGCTGGGACAAG GCTGGAGGATGCAAGGTATGCTGTTGGGGCTCGAGTTCTTGA
- the LOC107950698 gene encoding uncharacterized protein isoform X11, translating to MIFKSSIRLYIFQGPSELMPPVVENYKDFAFLDYARVGRALALYEVGDKEEAFAEMEDVSISLKGYPGETFCLWQGFLFNSHFKTFSTLCWDKAGGCKILKV from the exons ATGATTTTCAAAAG CTCAATTCGTTTGTATATTTTCCAAGGGCCTTCGGAGTTGATGCCACCG GTGGttgaaaattataaagattttGCATTCTTAGACTATGCAAGAGTTGGTAGGGCATTGGCCTTATACGAGGTTGGAGACAAAGAAGAAGCTTTTGCAGAGATGGAAGATGTTTCAATATCTTTAAAGGGATATCCAG GTGAAACTTTCTGTCTCTGGCAGGGATTTTTGTTTAACTCTCATTTCAAGACGTTCTCGACATTATGCTGGGACAAG GCTGGAGGATGCAAG ATATTGAAGGTGTAG
- the LOC121215405 gene encoding uncharacterized protein, with amino-acid sequence MNIFHFCRFIVANNTNSLSLQSILEKDKLNSLNFLVWFRNLRIVLKQEHKLYIIEEPVPYEPVANGSRTNKDAYKKHLDDMLDIGCLMLATMTPVLQKQHEDMVAYDMIQHLKELYEGQACEERYKASKALFRCKMVEGTPVGTHVLKMIGYIESLEKLGFSLGVELAIDVILQSLPNSFS; translated from the coding sequence ATGAACATATTTCATTTTTGTAGATTTATTGTGGCAAACAACACAAACTCTTTATCATTGCAATCTatccttgagaaggacaagttgAATAGCTTGAACTTCCTTGTctggttccgtaacttgaggattgtcctcaaacaagaacatAAATTATATATCATTGAAGAACCTGTTCCTTATGAACCAGTAGCTAATGGCTCTAGAACTAACAAGGATGCTTATAAGAAGCATCTTGATGACATGTTAGACATAGGATGTCTAATGCTTGCCACCATGACTCCTGTGCTTCAAAAGCAACATGAGGATATGGTTGCCTATGATATGATCCAACACCTCAAGGAATTATATGAGGGACAAGCATGTGAAGAGAGGTATAAGGCCTCTAAAGCTTTGTTTCGATGCAAAATGGTGGAGGGAACTCCTGTGGGAACTCATGTTCTCAAGATGATAGGCTATATTGAAAGCCTTGAAAAACTAGGATTCTCTCTAGGTGTGGAGTTGGCCATCGATGTCATCCTACAATCATTGCCAAATAGTTTTAgttaa
- the LOC107950698 gene encoding uncharacterized protein isoform X9: protein MPVSIRLYIFQGPSELMPPVVENYKDFAFLDYARVGRALALYEVGDKEEAFAEMEDVSISLKGYPGETFCLWQGFLFNSHFKTFSTLCWDKAGGCKVCCWGSSS from the exons ATGCCAGT CTCAATTCGTTTGTATATTTTCCAAGGGCCTTCGGAGTTGATGCCACCG GTGGttgaaaattataaagattttGCATTCTTAGACTATGCAAGAGTTGGTAGGGCATTGGCCTTATACGAGGTTGGAGACAAAGAAGAAGCTTTTGCAGAGATGGAAGATGTTTCAATATCTTTAAAGGGATATCCAG GTGAAACTTTCTGTCTCTGGCAGGGATTTTTGTTTAACTCTCATTTCAAGACGTTCTCGACATTATGCTGGGACAAG GCTGGAGGATGCAAGGTATGCTGTTGGGGCTCGAGTTCTTGA
- the LOC107950698 gene encoding uncharacterized protein isoform X5, which translates to MIFKSSIRLYIFQGPSELMPPVVENYKDFAFLDYARVGRALALYEVGDKEEAFAEMEDVSISLKGYPGETFCLWQGFLFNSHFKTFSTLCWDKVRCWDKQKAGGCKVCCWGSSS; encoded by the exons ATGATTTTCAAAAG CTCAATTCGTTTGTATATTTTCCAAGGGCCTTCGGAGTTGATGCCACCG GTGGttgaaaattataaagattttGCATTCTTAGACTATGCAAGAGTTGGTAGGGCATTGGCCTTATACGAGGTTGGAGACAAAGAAGAAGCTTTTGCAGAGATGGAAGATGTTTCAATATCTTTAAAGGGATATCCAG GTGAAACTTTCTGTCTCTGGCAGGGATTTTTGTTTAACTCTCATTTCAAGACGTTCTCGACATTATGCTGGGACAAGGTTAGATGCTGGGACAAACAAAAG GCTGGAGGATGCAAGGTATGCTGTTGGGGCTCGAGTTCTTGA
- the LOC107950698 gene encoding uncharacterized protein isoform X10, with translation MGEDAIEEAEVVENYKDFAFLDYARVGRALALYEVGDKEEAFAEMEDVSISLKGYPGETFCLWQGFLFNSHFKTFSTLCWDKVRCWDKQKAGGCKVCCWGSSS, from the exons ATGGGAGAGGATGCTATTGAAGAAGCAGAG GTGGttgaaaattataaagattttGCATTCTTAGACTATGCAAGAGTTGGTAGGGCATTGGCCTTATACGAGGTTGGAGACAAAGAAGAAGCTTTTGCAGAGATGGAAGATGTTTCAATATCTTTAAAGGGATATCCAG GTGAAACTTTCTGTCTCTGGCAGGGATTTTTGTTTAACTCTCATTTCAAGACGTTCTCGACATTATGCTGGGACAAGGTTAGATGCTGGGACAAACAAAAG GCTGGAGGATGCAAGGTATGCTGTTGGGGCTCGAGTTCTTGA
- the LOC107950698 gene encoding uncharacterized protein isoform X6: MPVSIRLYIFQGPSELMPPVVENYKDFAFLDYARVGRALALYEVGDKEEAFAEMEDVSISLKGYPGETFCLWQGFLFNSHFKTFSTLCWDKVRCWDKQKAGGCKVCCWGSSS, from the exons ATGCCAGT CTCAATTCGTTTGTATATTTTCCAAGGGCCTTCGGAGTTGATGCCACCG GTGGttgaaaattataaagattttGCATTCTTAGACTATGCAAGAGTTGGTAGGGCATTGGCCTTATACGAGGTTGGAGACAAAGAAGAAGCTTTTGCAGAGATGGAAGATGTTTCAATATCTTTAAAGGGATATCCAG GTGAAACTTTCTGTCTCTGGCAGGGATTTTTGTTTAACTCTCATTTCAAGACGTTCTCGACATTATGCTGGGACAAGGTTAGATGCTGGGACAAACAAAAG GCTGGAGGATGCAAGGTATGCTGTTGGGGCTCGAGTTCTTGA